The following is a genomic window from Chryseobacterium sp. StRB126.
TTTGTCTCTCTAAATTTGGCCAGAAAAAGTGCAAGCAGGCTTTATGATTATTCTCTATTGCTTTTCCTTTTCTGCTGTTGTAATTCGTATAGAAAATAAACCCTTCATGAGTGTATGCCTTTAGCAATACCATTCTTGTTCTCGGACAACCATCCTCTTCTACTGTAGAAACAGCCATAGCATTAGCTTCTGAGACCTCAGAACTCTCACTGGCATCCAAAAACCAGTCTCTAAACTGCTCAATTGGATTTTGTTTTATCTCACTTTCAATAAGTTGGGATTTATCGTACACTTTTCTTTTGTCATGCAGGTTTTCCATAAATATTTTTTATTAAATTTGAGTATGAATCACTCATACAAAGGTAAAATATTAATCTCGACACCTGACATTTCCGGCGATATTTTTTCCAGATCGGTAGTATTGGTTATTGAACATAACGAAAGCGGAGCTTTTGGTTTGATACTGAATAAAAAGAATAGCCAGATGAGCAGTAAATTCAAGGAATTCTTTGATTTTAAGATTGAGGTATATGATGGTGGTCCTGTGGAAAATGACAAGGTCTTTTTCATTGTAAAAGGAGGTGAAAAAGTTACTGAAATCTATAGTGATATCACCGATGAATATTATCTTACCGAAGATATTGAGCGTATCATTAATGCCGTTTTGGCCAACGAACTGGATATTCACAATGTAAAAATATTCTCCGGATATTCCGGATGGGCTCCTAACCAGTTGGATAGTGAGGTTCAGAGAAAAATGTGGACGGTAGTAGATGTTTACAATCTTGATTATACTCTTCCAAATGACCAGACCTTATGGAAATCTATTATGCAGAATCTTGGTGGAGAATTCCTACTTTGGGCCAATTCACCTGAGGATATTTCACTTAATTAGCTATATCATTTTCAAATAAGTAAAATAATTAACAAATTTTAGGATTCTGTTAACCAATTTTAAAGAAAGTTTTTCCGTTCTTTGAAAAACCAAAATCACTGAAATGAAAGGTATAACATTACTTGCTTTATCAATCTTTTCGACTGCTTTTTTATCATTTACTCCTCTTAACAAGAAATACATTGTCATAGATGCCGGTCATGGTGGAAATGATTGTGGTTCAGTATATGCTCACTTTACTGAAAAAGACATCACCTTAAGTATTGCAAGGCAAATTCAGAAACTTAGTGGAATGCAGAATCAATATGAAGTGATTTTAATAAGAAATGAAGATACTTATCCCAGTCTTTCGGAAAGAACCACTCAAATCAACAAATTGAACCCAGCAATGGTTATTTCACTCCATGTTAATACTTCTCTTCAGAAAGAGACTTCTATGCATGGAACTGAAATATATGTTCAGAATTCTGAAGATTCAAAGCAACTGGCGGGAAAAATCTATAAAAAATTCAAAGTCCGTAAAATTGAAGAACGTAATAATCTTCACATGTTAAGAGAAACCAAAGCACCTGCTGTATTAGTTGAATTAGGATTCATCAATAATTCTGCAGACAGAGCTTATATTACCAGTGAAAACGGACAAAAGGAAATCGCACAAAAATTCGTTGACATCATCAACGGAAATTAAATAAAAAAAACAATTTCTGATTTACTCAGAATAAAACCCGGTAAAGGACTTTGTAATGTTGTTGTTTACCGGGTTTGTCAATTTTATGAGTTAAAACTCTTTTGCCAGTTTTCTACCAATTCTGTAAATCGGGAAGTTTCAAAGGCTTTATTTCTTATTTTACCTACAGAAAATATGCCTTTCTCATCAGAAATCATTAGAATTTCTTCTGCTTTCTGAGATTCAAATGCAATAATCTCGTGTTCCTGGATATCAGCCAGGTTATTTTTATGTAAAAAAGTAATGAAGTTTTCCATTAAAGGCGAGATGTAGGCCCCTTCTGTCTGTTTCGGAACTTTAATAATATTTCCTTCCATGAATAAAAGATTACCTGAAGTAGTGCGGGCAATTCTTTTATTAGGGTTTAAAAGGATAACATCATCAAGGTCATTTTCCTGAGCGTAAATTCCGCCATAAATATTTTCAGGACAATGTACTCTGATATTGCTTAAGAGATTATTATTTACATTAATCTCCTTAATCAGATCCAGTTCCAAAGGTCTCTGATGAACCACCAGCACATCATCCATCTCTTCAACTTCATAAAAATAGGAAACTGAAGATTTTGCCAATGTTAAGGCATCCTGATTTCTAAATACCTGGAAATTGATAATTCCGTTCTTTATTCCTTTCCCATCTATGATCTCCTTTTGGAACAATAACTGGAAAAATTCCAGTGTATAGGTTAAGGGAATATTCATTCTCATCTTTCTCATGGAAGCCATCAGGAAGAAATAGCATTCTTCATCCATGATCAATTTGCCGTCTCTTACAAAGAAAGAAACCTTTACTGCATCGCCCCAAAGAAAGGCTCTGTTCTTTACATTCAATTCGTCTGAAGTAAAATATTGATTTTCCAATTTTCGATGTGATTTATTTACAAAAAAATAATGAACGATAAATCGTTCATCAGTTTTATCATTTGATATAGTTCTGCATTATGCAGCACCTAATTTTATTCTGAGGTTCTCAATAAGATTTTCCCAATACATTGCATTTTCCTCTTCATCCCCTTCTTCACAGAAATCTGTAATATTCAGTGCTAAGTCTTCTGTAATATCATCTATTGTGATGGTCATTTCAAAGAAATTTTTAGTTCCTTCATCTTCTTCCCATCTGAAACGCACGAAACCTTCAGGCTTATATCTGATCAAAGTGGCCTTTTCTGCAGGGCCTCCACCCCAGCTAAAAAAGAAATCATCGCCTTTCTCTGTAACCTCATCCGCAAACCATTCAGACAACCCCTCCGCAGTAGCCAGATATTCATATAAAATCTCTGATAAACAATGCATTGGAAATTCGTAATGGACTTTATGTTTCGCCATATAATCTTTGTTTTTATCGTCCCGCAATATATAAATTAATTTTTTTATTACACAAAATTGCAGTTACTTTTTTAAAGAATCTGCATGATATTTATCAGAGATAAAAAATATGTATTATGTTAAGTATAAAGCCTTAAAACTGCCATGTGAAGCATAAAAAAAATCTCTCCGCTTGGAGAGACTTTGTCTTTAGTCTTCATTAAGAATATCCAGTATAATCTGACAGCCTTTTCTGATTTCGTCAAGAGATAATGTAAGGGGTGGAGAAATTCTCAAATATTCATTTCTGTATAACTGCCAGAAAACAATAAGCCCACTTTCCATACATTTCTTAGCTACTTTCAAAGTATATTCAGGTTCTCCCAGGTTAACAGCAAGCATTAAGCCTTTACCATTGATGTTTTTAATCTTTGGATGCACCAAAAGTTCTCTGAACAGTTTTTCTTTTTCTTCCACTTCTTCCATTAGACCGCTTTCCAGCACTTCTTTCAAAGTAGCATAGCTGGCTGCTGCAATCAGTGGGTTTCCTCCAAAAGTAGTAACATGTCCCAACTTTGGAGAATGAGACAGTGTTTCCATAATTTTTCTGGAACTCATGAATGCTCCTACAGGAACTCCTCCTCCCATTCCTTTCCCCATAACAAGGATATCCGGAACAATTCCAAAATGTTCAAATGAGAATAGCTTTCCTGTTCTTCCAAACCCTGGTTGAATTTCATCCAGAATTAAAAGTGCCCCTACTTCTTCACATCTTCTTTTCAGTTTAATCAGATAATCCTCATTCGGAACCAGAAATCCTGCTGCTCCTTGAATGGTTTCCAAAATAACACAAGCTGTTTTTTCTGTGATCTTTTCAAACTCTTTTTCATTATTGAATTCAATAAAAGTAACCATCGGCAATAATGGACGGAATTCTCTTTTATGATTTTCATTTCCTGAAACACTTAATGCTCCATGCGTGTTTCCATGGTAAGAATTTTTAAAGGATACAATTTCTTCTCTTCCTGTATATCTTTTAGCCAGTTTTAAACTTCCGTCGATAGCTTCTGCACCACTATTTACAAGATAAGTTACTTCTAAAGGTTCCGGAGTAGCCTCTGCAAGTAACTTACATAATGCAATCGGTTTTTCCTGTGCATATTCTCCATACACCATTACATGAAGATATTTATCTGCCTGGTCCTTAATGGCATTAATTATTTTTGGATGTGAATGTCCTAATGTATTGGCAGAAACTCCTGCTACAAAATCAAGATATTTTTCCCCATCTGTACCATAAATATAGTTTCCTTCTGCCTTTTCAACTTCAAAACCTGCAGCAAATTTTGTGGTTTGTGCCTGATATATATAAAAATCTTTGTGCATTTCCATTGTCTCAAAAAATTTCAGCAAAGCTATAAAAGATTCAGCAAATGCCGAAATTATTGATAAGGAATAAAAAAATCACCCTTAATTAGGTTAAGAGTGATTTTAATTGAAATATTAAGATTTGTTTGATATTATAATACTTTTTCTACTGTTACATAGCTATCATTTGTAATGGTATAATCAGTAGCTCCACTTATTTCAGAAATGGATTCCAGAGTGATATACTGTCCCTGTACAGCATATACAGAGATATCTAAACTAATTTTACGATTTGTTCCGTCAAAATTAACAGTATCTTCCAGCAATTGAAATCTTTTCGCATCATTCAAATATAAACTGGCTCCTAATCTATTACTAAATGCTCCAGCAGGGCCTGTAAATGTAAGACTCAGATTAACTCTATACAACCCTGTTTGCCGGATGTAAAGTCTGTTGATATTTGCTCCTGTTGTAGGAACATTTGTTTTCAGTTTTAGCGGATCTGCAAGGTAATTAGCCTTATCTATAGTATTGTTTATTGGTAATAAAGCAGTACCTCCGGTAGTTGAAACTGAATTCAATCTAAATCTTGAAATATTATCAGATTCTATTTCAAAAGCCTTACTCCACACCAACCCGTCAAAAACCATTACCTGGCCGGTGCTTTTAACAAACAAGAGCATTCCTCTCAATTCTTCTATTCTGGTTGCAGGAGCACTAGCTCCCGTGTAAGGAAGATCTGTGTCTGCATTTACAGTCGGAAGTCCGAATCCTTTCACCCCTGTTGCCTCACTGGTATTGGTTATATACATCATTACCTTGTCATTTCCACTAGCATTAGAGTCCGGATTAGGAATATTGGTAAAATTCACTTGTGCACTGTAAATATTGATGGCCAATAAAGACAGTCCGAATAAATATTTTTTCATCTTAATAAGCTTTAATTAAACGTGCTGCGAGATAAGAGTTGATTGAGTTAGCATCTGTTCCATAAGCAGACAGCGATCCTCCTGATCCACCAATAGTTCTGATGGTAGGGATAACCCTCAACTCAGCCCCTACTGGTAACGAAAGAGTTTGGGCAAAACTGCATGTCTTATTTCCATTTGTATCTATAACAAATATGAGTGAATAATTAGACTTGGTAACGATGGTTTCCCAATTTCCTGTGGGTATATATCTAACCTGCAGAGTAAGTTTAAATTCTGTAACACCTATCTGAGCCCCAAGAGATCCACCGGTAAAACCTAAAGCAGCACCCACGTCATATATACCGGCCTGTTTTATCGTTACATTACTTGCATTTTTTAACGCAAGATTATCCACAAGAACCTCACTTTTGTTGTCTGGAGCTAAATAAACAGCAGAACCTGCTGAAAGACAAATCCCTAAACCAAAAGCAATACACGGAATTGAAATCCCTGAAGAGATTCCAAGTCTTGATCCTTTAGGCTGATATATCCCTTGAATCTGTCGCGCAGGATTCCACGCATAACCATCATACTTGTAATACTGATCATCAGATTTATTGTAGATAAGCCCTCCTATAAGATTGGGATAATCATTAAATACATCTGTTACTCCAGCGTTATATTGTGGAAACGAAGTAAAACTGTTGGAATAAGGAAGTATGGCTCCCTTGGTTCCATCTATAACCTTTACAATATTTTTTGTACTATAGATATCACCACCAATACCAACCTGTGCCTGTAGAAGAAAGTATTGGCAAAAAAATGCTATAATTAATGTAATCTTTTTCATCTTATTGCATATTTATTTTTTCAACAATAATATCAGATATAGAATTTCCTGTAGTGTTCATGGCAAAAAACATATTATTACCTACACACCCTCCAATTAACATGGTTTGGTTTCCAAAAAACTTAAGTCTTACTCTGTCATTAGCATTAAAGACTCCTACATAAGTAAATGCTAACGATTGACCTACATCTATCGATCCGACAGGGATAGAACCTAGTGAAAGCAACCCTCCTGTAGTATTACTTACCGTATTATTCACGGGCCTCCAGGTGCTTCCGCCATCAGAACTAATTTCCAGATTTAATCTTGAATATAGGTTAGTGGATACTCCTAAACAAGTAGGGGTTCCAACATTAATGGCTCCACTTTTAAATGAGATTTTATACAGACCTCTTGTTTTAAAAGTAATCATGTTACTAGGAGTACCTACTAAATCTACATCTGCTGAGATTTCATTTAGAGCCGGTGTTCCTGCAGTAAAGGGAACATCTACTGCAGCACATTGCTGATTTGCCCCTATAATACAGTTGGGAAGTGGAAATATCACACAGGGATCACAAGCTGTAGTAACAGTACCATTTCTTACAAAACGAGCCATTTTATTATTCTTCATGGTCGTAACAATAGGATCTGAAATTTTCCAACTTGTTCCATCATTCTGAACAATACTCCCTGTTTCGCGGTTAAAGATAATGGAACCCTGAGTTCCGTCTCCTGTTGTCCCGGTTAATGAGGAAGGCAATGCCGAGGTTGTGTTAGCTCTCGGTAATCTTGTGGCATAATCATCTTGCTTTACGTGCAATTGAGCTCGAACGTCTGGCTGAAAGCCCGCAGTCTTGGAAATACCAACTTGGGCACCGATCTTTATATTACAAATAATAAAGATCAAGATAATAAATTCTAATTTCATATTGTCATTTTTAGATTGGCTTGACCTATTAAATGTATAAAATATTATAATTACTTAATTATGATCTTTATAAAAAAAAAATAATTCCAATATATTAGAATAAATACAACCAATAAAAACAGCTGTACTCAACAGAAAATTCTAAGTTTATGACAGAAAAAAAAATATTTTATAATTCTAAAATCTAAGGGCAAAATTTGAACAATTCTTGACTCTTTTTAGTGATTTGACTTGTGAAAATTTCACCATTTATTGATTTAAATAATGATTATTTAACATTTTATATCATAAAACAATATTTCAATCTGGCTTTCATCCAGATTAAAAGCTAATTAATGATAATTAAAGAAATAATATAAAACACTGATAATCATAACTATATGTTAAATCAAATAAATTTATTAAAAATGCCAAGATACTCATGTAATTCATTTTTCACCGTTACCAATATCATCAATAAAATCGCTTTAGCATTTTAATTTTTCACTATTCAATGGAGTAAAATACGAAATTATGAGTTTTTTAATTAAATATTAATAATCAGCAAAAAACAAGACTCTGTTTAACCAAAACCTACCTGAACAAAACTTAAATCACTATTTATATTTTTTTTTATTAGGTAATTATATACAATTTTACACTGACCCTAATATTTTACTATTTTGACTCTGTCATTCTGAATACAGGCTGAAGGCCTGCGAACGCAGCTCAGAAGTGAAATGAAGAATCTAAGCCAAATATAAGATTCTTCCTTCGTCAGAATGACAATGGTGTAAAATTGTAGTTAGACTCCTTTTATTATTCAAAAAAGATAACAGATTAACCATTAGAAATAAAAAACCGCTTTACAAATAAAGCGGTTCATTTTATAGTTATTTTCTTACTCTTTTCGGTTTTTTAGCCTCTTCTTTGGCCCGTTCTTTCTCTATAGCATCTTGAGCCTGATCATAGAGTTCATTATCTGAAGAGTATTTAATTTCTTCATAATTCGGACTGTCAACTAATACATCCTGCCATTTCCTGATCCTGTCTTTGGTATTCCAGTTGAAATCAGGAAATTTTCTTTTCGAAGGCTCTATTTTACTCATTGGATAGGTATCCGCGGTTGCTCCAATACTACAGGAAATAATCTGCAAAGTTCTTTCCTCAAACAAAGCACCAATAATACCACAAGCAGAGAGTGTGATTCCAATTCTTTCCGGTTTTTGAGTTTCTTTGTTTACATCATCTACATACGCAATAGACTGTGCATTTCCAACTACTCTAGCCTCTTTAATATCATTACCTTGATAGTAAACTGTCATATACTTACCTTTTACCTGATTGAATTCATCTTTCAGGGTTAAGGAGTCAACTTTACTAATGGCAAGGGCATTTCCAATTACTTTCAATGAGTCTATATTTTCATTCTCGGTATTAAAATAAGCTTCAACTTTATCACCCGTTACCTGTTTTTCACCACTCCATAAAATAGGCTTTGTATACATATGCATCACACCATCCGTTTCATTAAAAGCGATAGAGTCTGCTCTACCTTGTGCGTTGGATTTGTATATTCTTGCCTTTTTATAAGCTCTTAAAAAGCTTTTTTTAATTCTGATGTCCAGAGAATCCGGTCTTTGATAAGTTATGATCGTTTCTGCTGCAAAATATGCAGTGTCTTTTTCCATGATTTTAACCGCATAAGGATTTTTGGTTATCATCGAAGAATCTTTTTTCTCAAAGATTTCACCATATCCTCCTTTCACATATCTTCTTTCCTTCGGATCATCAAGCTTTACATTACCTATTGCTTTTCCAAAACCTGTGATCTGATTAAAATACATATCGTCGCCGGTAAGAATTTTATCATTATAAAAGATCTTGGAATTTTTGTTCAGGAAAGCTTCTTTGGTTTCCATCCTATAGGTTCCTCTTTCTGTGTAAACCCTGTTTTTAGGATTGGCTCTATTGGTAATGGTAGTAGGCCCGAAAAATTCTGCTACTTTGGTATTCTGATTCTGCTTGATATTAACTCCTTCAATAATGTATTGAGCGTTGTCTATTTTAACATTTCCAACAAAATCAATCATTTTCGTATCGAGAAAATAGGTTGCAGATTTGGTATACATTACATTTCCCTGGCTGTCGGAAATAGTACCTCCTGTATTAAAATAAGCCTGGCTCGACAGTTTATCATAATACAGAACTTCTGTTTTAATGGTTTGCTTTGGATCCGTAAGGACAACATTTTTCCGGGCAACCCCTTTTTGGGTATTTCCATCGTATTCCATTTCGCCTGCTGTAATAACAGAGCCATCAGCATTCTGAAGCTTTGTATTTCCAATGGCTTTGGCAAAGTTCTCTTCACTATAAAGAACAACTTCATCTGCGGTAAGTATGGATCCCTTTTGCTCTATCTGAACATTTCCTACAAAATATTGGTTACCATCATATTTTGCGGGATCTTTAATAATTTTATCTGCGTTGATAAGTTTTATTTTATCTTCGGGTTTCAGGGGCTGTGGTTTTGCAGGTGAAGAAGTCTGTAAATAAGGATCTCTCTTCACAGGAGTTTTATCCTGCGCAAAACTAAGCGTAGAAATAAAGATAAACAGAAAAAGGATTATTCTCATTAATTAGTCATTCTTAGTGCCATAAAAATATAGCGAATGAGAATCAATTTTTACGCCAAATGCGTCTTCAATGGCTTCTTTGATTCCTTGGATTCTTGGGTCACAGAATTCAATAATTTCTTCAATTTCTTTATCTGAGTCTTTTTTGTAGATCACCAGGTGGTCGTGCTGCTTGTCAAAATAAGACTTTTCATAAGATGAAGAAGTCAGAGTTTTTTCCCCGAACTGATGCTTACGGATTAAGCCTGCATCAAGGAAAATTTCAATAGTGTTATAAATAGTTGCTTTAGAAACATGATATTTCTTCTGCATCATCAGAAGATACAGATCATCAACATTAAAGTGATGATCCATATTATAAATTTCTTCTAATATCGTATATCTTTCAGGAGTGTTTCTAAACCCTTTTTCCAATAAGTAGTTTCTTAAAACATCCTTGATTAAAGCTATATTTTTTTCTTTTTGTATTGTATCCATTAAAAAAATTATCTACAAATTTATTGATTTTTATTTAAATAGATATTATGGTTTAAATACTCCAGGTATTAAGAGTTATGACGGAAGTATCCGGACTGTTCAATTTTATTGTCATAAACAGTGAGCTCTGTAATTGGTGCAGACTCCACTTCCACGTTGTGAGAAGACACTCCCCATGCCTTAAAGTCATCACTTCCGATATACTTCACAAAGTTGTAAATATTAAGGGTAATCTTCTGTTTAACAGTAAGAAGTATATCGTTGATATAGGTGTTATCTATGATCACATACTTCAAATCCGGTGGTATGTTATGAGCTCTTAAAGAAGGATGACTACTTTTTGAAGGAATGGTTTCATCTGCCATAAGATCTTTCAGTACCATATTGAAATAATCATTAATTCTCCTGTCAACTTTAAACCCTAAAAGGAAATTGATCTTATAAACGGTTCCAGGCAGAATTTCATCTACCGTATATTTGAATGTATACGGATCTTCTTGATTAACAATACTAAGGATAAAGTAATGATCTGCTCTTTTCGGCTGTTTTTTGATGATAGAATAAATAATTTTTGATTCCACTTCATCATTTCTTTTGGCTCTACTCAAATAAGCAAGATTGGTAGCATATTTCGGAATCGTTTCATCCAGCTTCATATCTTTAAGAATAGATACATATTTCTCAATTTTTACAAACTGAATAAATCTTGTTTTAATAAGTCTTCCGTTATACCATGCATACATAGAAATTCCGATAGAACCAGCTAATACAACTGTAATCCATCCTCCTTCCATGAATTTGATAATATTGGCACTAAAGAAACCTAATTCAATCGCCATATAAACCAATGCAAAAAACAATATAAGAATTTTGCTTACTCTGTGTTTCAGTAACCAGAATACCAGCAAAACAGTAGTCATCAGCATTGTGACGGTAATAGAAAGTCCATAAGCGGCTTCCATCTTTCCTGATTCTCTGAAGTGAAGTACAACAATAATACAAAGAATAAGAAGCCCCCAGTTGATTCTTGGGATATACATCTGCCCTTTCACTCCGGAAGGATAATCAATTTTTTGATTAGGCCAAAGGTTAAGCGACATTGCTTCTGAGAATATCGTGAAAGACCCTGTAATCAATGCCTGACTGGCAATAATAGCAGCAGCTGTTGCTAAAATTACTCCCGGGATGATCATCCATTCTTCCATAATTCCAAAGAACGGGTTTACTACGGAAAAACCAGGTTTGTTATAATTGGTCAAAAGCCATGCTCCCTGTCCAAGATAATTCAGAATAAGCATAATCTTCACAAATGCCCAACTTATTCTGATGTTTTTAGCCCCACAATGGCCTAAATCAGAATAAAGTGCTTCTGCACCGGTTGTACAAAGGAAAACAGCTCCTAAAATAACGATTGCACTTGGAGAGTTGGCAATAAGTTTATAAGCATAGTAAGGGTTGAATGATCTTAAAATCTCAAAATTTTCGCTTAAATGCATTACTCCCAAACCTCCTAATACTAAGAACCAAACAACCATCACGGGGCCAAAAAACTTCCCGATAAAGCTGGTTCCGAATTGCTGTACCACAAAAATAGCTATCAGAATTCCAATGGTAATAGGAACAACAGGGGTATGCGGATTATAGATTTCAAGACCTTCAATGGCTGACATTACGGTAAGCGATGGGGTAATTACTCCATCTGCAATAAGCGCAGCAGCACCAATAATTGCAATGAGATATAACCATCCTTTCTTAAGATTTCTCACCAAGGAAAACAAAGCAAGAATACCTCCTTCACCTTTATTATCTGCCCTTAAAGCAATGATTACATATTTTATTGTGGTTTGAAGAGTAAGGGTCCAGATAATACAGGAAAGAGCACCTTCTATATATTCATTGAAAGGCATATTACTCCCTTGGGACCTTGCATTCACAATTGCTTTCATTACGTAAAGCGGAGAGGTACCAATATCTCCAAAAACAATTCCTAGAGACACTAAAACTCCAATAAAGGATAGTTTCTTTATGTCGAAGTGGTAACCATCTTCTGTAACTTCTGCCATATCAGCTTAATTTATTTTAAAGGCGCAAATTTATACTAATTTTATGACGTCAAGAACTTTTCTTCATGAATATAATAAATGAAAAAACTTCCTTTCGGAAGTTTTTCTCTATAACTATTTTACGTACATCGCTTTTTTGATTTCCTCTTTTACTTTTTCAAGTTTAGGGAACCATTCTGCAAATAATGCTGCAGAGTACGGTGCAGGTGCATCAGGAGTAGTAATTCTCTTGATTGGAGCATCTAAATAATCGAATGCTTTTTGCTGTACCATATAAGTAATTTCAGAAGATATTGATCCAAATGGCCAAGCTTCTTCTAAGATCACTAATCTATTTGTTTTCTTTACAGATGCTAAAATAGTATCAAAATCTAAAGGACGAACTGTTCTAAGGTCAATAACTTCAACAGAAATTCCTTCTTTCTCCATATCTTCAGCTGCCTGCATTGCCAACTTCATGATCTTCCCGAAAGAAACTAAAGTAACATCTTTACCTTCTCTCTTGATATCTGCTTTTCCGATAGGTAAATAATATTCTTCTTCAGGAATTTCCATTTTATCACCATACATCTGTTCAGATTCCATGAAGATTACAGGGTCATTATCCTGAATAGCTGTTTTTAATAATCCTTTTGCATCATAAGGGTTGGAAGGTACTACTACTTTAAGCCCCGGACAGTTCGCGAACCAACCTTCGAAAGCCTGAGAGTGCGTAGCTCCTAATTGTCCTGCAGAAGCCGTAGGTCCACGGAAAACGATTGGGCAGTTCCACTGTCCCCCACTCATCTGACGGATTTTCGCCGCATTGTTGATAATTTGGTCAATTCCTACTAAAGAGAAATTGAATGTCATAAATTCTACGATAGGTCTGTTCCCATTCATTGCAGCCCCTACAGAGATCCCAGTAAACCCAAGTTCTGCAATCGGTGTATCGATCACTCTTTTTGGACCAAATTCATCCAGCATTCCTTTTGAAGCTTTAT
Proteins encoded in this region:
- a CDS encoding YqgE/AlgH family protein, with protein sequence MNHSYKGKILISTPDISGDIFSRSVVLVIEHNESGAFGLILNKKNSQMSSKFKEFFDFKIEVYDGGPVENDKVFFIVKGGEKVTEIYSDITDEYYLTEDIERIINAVLANELDIHNVKIFSGYSGWAPNQLDSEVQRKMWTVVDVYNLDYTLPNDQTLWKSIMQNLGGEFLLWANSPEDISLN
- a CDS encoding N-acetylmuramoyl-L-alanine amidase, which gives rise to MKGITLLALSIFSTAFLSFTPLNKKYIVIDAGHGGNDCGSVYAHFTEKDITLSIARQIQKLSGMQNQYEVILIRNEDTYPSLSERTTQINKLNPAMVISLHVNTSLQKETSMHGTEIYVQNSEDSKQLAGKIYKKFKVRKIEERNNLHMLRETKAPAVLVELGFINNSADRAYITSENGQKEIAQKFVDIINGN
- a CDS encoding aminotransferase class IV; translation: MENQYFTSDELNVKNRAFLWGDAVKVSFFVRDGKLIMDEECYFFLMASMRKMRMNIPLTYTLEFFQLLFQKEIIDGKGIKNGIINFQVFRNQDALTLAKSSVSYFYEVEEMDDVLVVHQRPLELDLIKEINVNNNLLSNIRVHCPENIYGGIYAQENDLDDVILLNPNKRIARTTSGNLLFMEGNIIKVPKQTEGAYISPLMENFITFLHKNNLADIQEHEIIAFESQKAEEILMISDEKGIFSVGKIRNKAFETSRFTELVENWQKSFNS
- a CDS encoding START-like domain-containing protein, yielding MAKHKVHYEFPMHCLSEILYEYLATAEGLSEWFADEVTEKGDDFFFSWGGGPAEKATLIRYKPEGFVRFRWEEDEGTKNFFEMTITIDDITEDLALNITDFCEEGDEEENAMYWENLIENLRIKLGAA
- a CDS encoding aspartate aminotransferase family protein, encoding MHKDFYIYQAQTTKFAAGFEVEKAEGNYIYGTDGEKYLDFVAGVSANTLGHSHPKIINAIKDQADKYLHVMVYGEYAQEKPIALCKLLAEATPEPLEVTYLVNSGAEAIDGSLKLAKRYTGREEIVSFKNSYHGNTHGALSVSGNENHKREFRPLLPMVTFIEFNNEKEFEKITEKTACVILETIQGAAGFLVPNEDYLIKLKRRCEEVGALLILDEIQPGFGRTGKLFSFEHFGIVPDILVMGKGMGGGVPVGAFMSSRKIMETLSHSPKLGHVTTFGGNPLIAAASYATLKEVLESGLMEEVEEKEKLFRELLVHPKIKNINGKGLMLAVNLGEPEYTLKVAKKCMESGLIVFWQLYRNEYLRISPPLTLSLDEIRKGCQIILDILNED
- a CDS encoding OstA-like protein, giving the protein MRIILFLFIFISTLSFAQDKTPVKRDPYLQTSSPAKPQPLKPEDKIKLINADKIIKDPAKYDGNQYFVGNVQIEQKGSILTADEVVLYSEENFAKAIGNTKLQNADGSVITAGEMEYDGNTQKGVARKNVVLTDPKQTIKTEVLYYDKLSSQAYFNTGGTISDSQGNVMYTKSATYFLDTKMIDFVGNVKIDNAQYIIEGVNIKQNQNTKVAEFFGPTTITNRANPKNRVYTERGTYRMETKEAFLNKNSKIFYNDKILTGDDMYFNQITGFGKAIGNVKLDDPKERRYVKGGYGEIFEKKDSSMITKNPYAVKIMEKDTAYFAAETIITYQRPDSLDIRIKKSFLRAYKKARIYKSNAQGRADSIAFNETDGVMHMYTKPILWSGEKQVTGDKVEAYFNTENENIDSLKVIGNALAISKVDSLTLKDEFNQVKGKYMTVYYQGNDIKEARVVGNAQSIAYVDDVNKETQKPERIGITLSACGIIGALFEERTLQIISCSIGATADTYPMSKIEPSKRKFPDFNWNTKDRIRKWQDVLVDSPNYEEIKYSSDNELYDQAQDAIEKERAKEEAKKPKRVRK
- a CDS encoding Fur family transcriptional regulator, yielding MDTIQKEKNIALIKDVLRNYLLEKGFRNTPERYTILEEIYNMDHHFNVDDLYLLMMQKKYHVSKATIYNTIEIFLDAGLIRKHQFGEKTLTSSSYEKSYFDKQHDHLVIYKKDSDKEIEEIIEFCDPRIQGIKEAIEDAFGVKIDSHSLYFYGTKND